One stretch of Oncorhynchus keta strain PuntledgeMale-10-30-2019 chromosome 16, Oket_V2, whole genome shotgun sequence DNA includes these proteins:
- the LOC118395598 gene encoding zinc finger protein with KRAB and SCAN domains 7-like, which translates to MANCMVFHTQIASIMEVLANAAVAEICKLVDDDYAVFRFEITQSQKENMALRRKLLESKVARERAERTTRERVLASRPCSAKTLVRCRGMARGEGHLTGGHRSFLKPAGHNTWKDDQPITVDEWSGTSTQQVIVIESAEAAVPGVKLERSEGEEDPKHSRDIQTGLAGVPPVATEDPPNTPAQPRTQCSNAAEVNGMPKAILKSETDTKTLTVLERLGCPPAPRSKYLLHGNLSPRTVLSHQDSSDALHTGNDPSCSYVTETEMIPGDMPVGLDTQTNPMRGDWNRYSSSVYSEGRLDKKGEGLVIDEMTVKVEGDAPLTWNADKTHLGGQPQVNTSDFLDYRESLQANPNVATHYPLHSLRDRESVFTSMAPSDSHGHVLFDQVLNSNDKTGVQARGGGATSGGSKEKRFLCMFCNKGFSYPQKVEIHQRIHTGEKPFSCNQCHMRFAQAGTLKRHQRVHTGEKPYSCTQCQMRFAQACNLKMHLKVHMGERSSDV; encoded by the exons atggctaactgtatggtttttcacactcaaatagcctccatcatggaggtactagcgaatgcagccgtggcagagatctgtaaactcgtagacgacgactatgcagtgtttcgttttgaaataactcaaagccagaaagaaaacatGGCATTGCGGAGGAAACTTCTGGAATCGAAGGTGGCACGGGAGCGCGCAGAGAGGACAACGCGAGAACGCGTTCTCGCCAGTCGTCCCTGTAGTGCCAAGACCCTCGTCCGATGCAGAGGAATGGCAAGAG GTGAAGGGCATCTCACTGGGGGCCACAGGAGCTTTCTGAAGCCAGCGGGACACAATACATGGAAagatgaccaaccaatcactgttgatgagtggagtggaacctcaacccagcAAGTTATTGTGATAGAG TCTGCAGAGGCTGCGGTTCCTGGGGTCAAGCtggagaggtctgaaggagaggaggacccaaAACACAGCAGAGACATCCAGACTGGATTGGCTGGAGTGCCCCCTGTAGCTACGGAGgacccccccaacaccccagcGCAGCCTAGGACCCAATGCAGCAATGCAGCGGAGGTCAATGGAATGCCAAAAGCCATCCtcaagtcagagacagacacaaaaaCTTTAACAGTGCTGGAGCGACTGGGCTGTCCTCCTGCTCCCCGTTCAAAGTATTTACTTCACGGTAACCTGAGCCCGAGGACGGTTCTGTCCCATCAGGACTCGAGTGATGCATTACACACTGGCAATGATCCATCCTGTTCATatgttacagagacagagatgatacCTGGTGACATGCCTGTGGGCTTAGATACACAGACTAATCCAATGAGAGGGGACTGGAAccggtacagtagtagtgtatactCTGAAGGGCGCCTAGATAAGAAAGGGGAGGGTCTGGTCATAGATGAGATGACTGTGAAAGTGGAGGGCGATGCTCCTCTGACATGGAATGCAGATAAGACTCACTTAGGAGGCCAGCCGCAAGTTAACACTAGTGACTTCTTAGACTACAGGGAAAGCTTACAGGCCAATCCAAATGTTGCAACCCACTACCCTTTACACTCGCTCAGGGATCGCGAATCTGTGTTCACGTCGATGGCACCTTCCGATTCACACGGACACGTCCTTTTCGATCAGGTATTGAACTCAAACGACAAGACTGGAGTCCAGGCTCGGGGAGGGGGAGCAACATCAGGCGGTAGTAAAGAGAAAaggttcctctgcatgttctgtaacaaaggcttcagctacccccagaaggtggagatccaccagaggatCCACACAGGGGAAAAACCATTCAGCTGTAACCAGTGTCACATGCGCTTTGCTCAGGCCGGCACCCTAAAGAgacaccagagggtccacacaggggagaaaccttatagctgtaccCAGTGTCAAATGCGCTTCGCCCAGGCTTGCAACCTGAAGATGCACCTGAAGGTCCATATGGGAGAAAGGTCTTCTGACGTTTAG